A section of the Dermacoccus nishinomiyaensis genome encodes:
- a CDS encoding lycopene cyclase domain-containing protein, translated as MPEYTVLTVASMIGVVALEGRWRTGIFTSARYWCSMVIVFAFQILVDGWLTKLSDPIVLYGRDQFLGIRFPWDIPIEDFGFGFSMVTLTILLWEHHGRRRKENAR; from the coding sequence GTGCCCGAGTACACCGTGCTGACCGTCGCGTCGATGATCGGCGTCGTCGCTCTCGAAGGGCGTTGGCGCACCGGCATCTTCACCTCGGCGCGCTACTGGTGCTCGATGGTCATCGTGTTCGCGTTCCAGATCCTCGTCGACGGCTGGCTGACGAAGCTGAGCGACCCGATCGTCCTCTACGGGCGCGATCAGTTCCTCGGCATCCGCTTTCCGTGGGACATCCCGATCGAGGACTTCGGGTTCGGCTTCTCGATGGTGACGCTGACGATCCTGCTGTGGGAACACCACGGCCGCCGCCGAAAGGAGAACGCACGATGA
- a CDS encoding lycopene cyclase domain-containing protein, whose product MSLPASWDPYQYLLLMGGCLLITLPLELVLRARVYSRPRRLLAALLPVVVLFSVWDIVGIVRDHWSYSPRFTSGWDVPLTPMPIEELVFFVVIPICGLLTYGAVGFCLRLLAAWRSSGSARSALARVDPHGRAGEGRHVAADGSSARGDHRPSREV is encoded by the coding sequence ATGAGCCTGCCCGCGTCCTGGGATCCCTATCAGTACCTGCTGCTCATGGGTGGATGCCTGCTCATCACGCTGCCGCTCGAACTCGTCCTGCGCGCCCGCGTGTACTCACGCCCGCGACGGTTGCTCGCGGCGCTGCTGCCCGTCGTCGTGCTGTTCAGTGTGTGGGACATCGTCGGGATCGTGCGCGATCACTGGTCGTACTCGCCGCGCTTCACGTCGGGTTGGGATGTGCCGCTCACCCCGATGCCGATCGAGGAGCTCGTGTTCTTCGTCGTCATCCCGATCTGCGGGCTGCTGACGTACGGAGCCGTCGGGTTCTGCCTGCGCCTGCTCGCCGCGTGGCGCTCGAGCGGGAGCGCGAGAAGTGCTCTCGCCCGGGTCGATCCGCACGGTCGGGCGGGCGAGGGACGCCATGTGGCGGCTGATGGCTCGTCCGCGCGAGGCGATCATCGCCCGTCGAGGGAGGTGTGA
- a CDS encoding DUF5914 domain-containing protein, translating into MRRPPRNRAELRAEIARRNPIRRVPQPPEEQIRSTWRQAAVPRIERMLARALAQDAGGWHVAAASTDVVAGRSTVRTILGREIALWRGTDGSALAGPGACPHMGALLENCHTDDGDVLCRWHGLRLPSEWPGEWLTYPAHDDGVLFWVRLPSDGETPSDAPVLPPRAPLDEALVAVYTREARCETSDVIANRLDPWHGAWFHPYAFSHLVVDEDASDDDCLVTDVTFRLNHTYGVPVRAAFTCADSRTITMTIIDGEGVGSTVETHATCVQPASAEQPARSVIHEATIAHSERPGFRAARAFAPLIRPLVLRTQGQLWVDDLEYAERRYELRSGFARDGQS; encoded by the coding sequence ATGAGACGCCCGCCCCGCAACCGCGCCGAACTGCGTGCCGAGATCGCGCGGCGCAACCCGATCCGACGCGTCCCGCAGCCGCCGGAGGAGCAGATTCGCTCGACGTGGCGTCAGGCCGCGGTGCCCCGCATCGAGCGGATGCTGGCGCGCGCCCTCGCCCAGGACGCGGGTGGCTGGCACGTCGCGGCGGCGAGCACGGACGTCGTCGCGGGGCGTTCGACGGTGCGCACGATCCTCGGACGCGAGATCGCGTTGTGGCGCGGCACCGACGGCTCGGCGCTCGCGGGGCCGGGCGCGTGCCCGCACATGGGTGCGCTGCTGGAGAACTGCCACACCGATGACGGCGACGTGCTGTGCCGCTGGCACGGGCTGCGGCTGCCGAGCGAGTGGCCGGGCGAATGGCTCACCTACCCCGCGCACGACGACGGCGTCCTGTTCTGGGTGCGGTTGCCCAGCGACGGCGAGACGCCGAGCGATGCGCCGGTGCTGCCCCCGCGCGCTCCACTCGACGAGGCGCTCGTCGCGGTCTACACGCGTGAAGCGCGCTGCGAGACGTCCGACGTCATCGCGAATCGCCTCGACCCGTGGCACGGGGCCTGGTTCCACCCATACGCGTTCAGCCACCTCGTCGTCGACGAGGACGCGAGCGATGACGACTGCCTCGTCACCGACGTGACGTTCCGCCTCAACCACACCTACGGCGTTCCGGTGCGCGCGGCGTTCACGTGCGCCGACAGCCGCACGATCACGATGACGATCATCGACGGCGAGGGCGTCGGCAGCACCGTCGAGACCCACGCGACGTGCGTGCAGCCGGCGAGCGCCGAGCAGCCGGCTCGCAGCGTCATTCACGAGGCGACGATCGCGCACTCCGAGCGCCCCGGTTTCCGTGCGGCGCGGGCATTCGCGCCGCTCATCCGCCCGCTCGTGCTGCGCACGCAGGGCCAGTTGTGGGTCGACGACCTCGAGTACGCGGAGCGTCGCTACGAACTGCGTTCGGGTTTCGCGAGGGACGGGCAGTCGTGA
- a CDS encoding phytoene/squalene synthase family protein — protein sequence MTDPEALLTHGYRQARDITRMHGTTYYWGTLFLPPQQRRDVYGLYALCRLADDIVDEPEEATGHGLDASLPPGERLAQFEQRFQADLAAGRSDDPLFAAIVDTARRLDLDSGCYERFFGAMQLDLVRTSWASWPQLRDEYMEGSAAVIGEMMLPVLRPRSREAAFAPARALGLAFQLTNFLRDVGEDLERGRVYLPADELAAHGADPWLRRVTPQWRAFMAEQIARNRALFHDAEAGLPHLPASSRRCVGAALAMYSRILCLIEAADYDVFSTRHRVSAARKSAIAGAVVVTGRARTAAPVAPSSSAVANEPAVTSSAS from the coding sequence GTGACAGACCCCGAGGCCCTCCTCACGCATGGCTACCGCCAGGCGCGCGACATCACCCGCATGCACGGCACGACGTACTACTGGGGGACGCTGTTCCTGCCGCCGCAGCAGCGCCGCGACGTCTACGGCCTGTACGCCCTGTGCCGCCTGGCCGACGACATCGTCGACGAGCCCGAGGAGGCCACCGGGCACGGCCTCGACGCATCGTTGCCGCCGGGGGAGCGTCTCGCGCAGTTCGAACAGCGCTTCCAGGCCGACCTCGCCGCGGGGCGCAGCGACGACCCGTTGTTCGCCGCCATCGTCGACACCGCCCGGCGTCTCGACCTCGATTCCGGTTGCTACGAGCGCTTCTTCGGCGCCATGCAGCTCGATCTCGTCCGCACGTCGTGGGCGTCGTGGCCTCAGCTGCGCGACGAGTACATGGAGGGCTCGGCTGCCGTCATCGGCGAGATGATGCTGCCTGTGCTGCGCCCGCGCTCGCGGGAGGCCGCGTTCGCTCCGGCCCGCGCGCTGGGGCTCGCGTTCCAGCTGACGAACTTCCTGCGCGATGTCGGCGAAGACCTCGAACGCGGTCGCGTCTACCTGCCCGCCGACGAACTCGCCGCGCACGGCGCCGACCCGTGGCTGCGCCGCGTCACCCCGCAGTGGCGCGCGTTCATGGCCGAGCAGATCGCCCGAAACCGCGCGCTGTTCCACGACGCCGAAGCCGGTCTGCCGCACCTGCCTGCCTCGTCGCGACGGTGCGTCGGCGCGGCGCTCGCGATGTACTCACGCATCCTGTGCCTCATCGAGGCGGCCGACTACGACGTGTTCAGCACGCGCCACCGCGTCTCCGCAGCACGCAAGAGCGCCATCGCGGGAGCCGTCGTCGTCACCGGACGCGCCCGAACTGCGGCGCCGGTCGCGCCCTCGTCATCGGCCGTGGCGAACGAGCCGGCCGTGACGTCATCCGCGTCATGA
- a CDS encoding glycosyltransferase has translation MRVVIAAAGSRGDAVPFGVLAARLVARGHDVTVVTHASLAHVMPDGPRVVTVASDPGALLAGPAGTALRRGDLRALNRTRNVFAEFLQSFGPTTREALAGADVLVASSFAIAAVDEAMRADVPVVRAHLWPEFDTLDGPMPLLPYAWTLPTGVRRRARGALRRVEPYFAGVDGGWADGRLDLRAAHPTGLTTATLGSLHAYSPLLAEPVDDSRTVVTGWWREAPHEGLSERTRALLASGDEWIAVGFGSMHQNSPGRVVDVVTEACRRLGVRALVQLDGAPREADGVVVGIDDEPHHALFAQVRAVVHHGGSGTTGTALAAGAPSVVVPHFADQYHWAHRLHTLDLAPAPLPRRLLTAGLLTRRLRAAMSAGMRERAVDLGRQVATEDGAGVAVAAIEQFVGGA, from the coding sequence ATGAGGGTCGTCATCGCCGCCGCCGGCAGCCGCGGCGACGCCGTCCCGTTCGGGGTGCTCGCCGCGCGTCTCGTCGCCCGTGGGCACGACGTCACCGTCGTCACCCACGCGTCACTCGCGCACGTCATGCCTGACGGCCCGCGCGTCGTGACGGTGGCGAGCGATCCGGGCGCCCTCCTCGCCGGCCCGGCGGGCACCGCACTGCGGCGTGGTGATCTGCGCGCGCTCAACCGCACGCGCAACGTGTTCGCCGAGTTCCTGCAGTCGTTCGGGCCGACCACGCGTGAGGCGCTCGCGGGCGCCGACGTCCTCGTCGCCTCCAGCTTCGCCATCGCCGCCGTCGACGAGGCGATGCGCGCCGACGTCCCCGTCGTCCGCGCGCACCTGTGGCCCGAGTTCGACACGCTCGACGGGCCGATGCCGCTGCTGCCGTACGCGTGGACGCTGCCCACCGGTGTGCGGCGTCGCGCGCGTGGAGCGCTGCGGCGCGTCGAACCGTACTTCGCGGGCGTCGACGGCGGATGGGCCGACGGCCGACTCGACCTGCGCGCCGCCCACCCCACGGGCCTGACGACGGCGACTCTTGGCTCGCTGCACGCGTACAGCCCGCTGCTCGCCGAGCCGGTGGACGACTCCCGCACTGTCGTCACGGGGTGGTGGCGCGAGGCGCCGCACGAGGGCTTGTCGGAGCGCACCCGGGCGCTGCTCGCTTCCGGCGACGAGTGGATCGCCGTCGGGTTCGGCTCGATGCACCAGAACTCACCGGGCCGCGTCGTCGACGTCGTCACCGAGGCGTGCCGGAGACTCGGCGTGCGCGCGCTCGTCCAGCTCGACGGTGCGCCGCGCGAGGCGGATGGCGTCGTCGTCGGCATCGATGACGAGCCGCACCACGCGCTGTTCGCGCAGGTGCGCGCCGTCGTCCACCACGGCGGGTCGGGGACGACGGGTACCGCGCTCGCCGCGGGCGCGCCCAGCGTCGTCGTCCCGCACTTCGCCGACCAGTACCACTGGGCGCACCGCCTCCACACGCTCGACCTCGCACCCGCGCCGCTGCCGCGTCGATTGCTCACCGCGGGGTTGCTGACGCGTCGGCTGCGCGCGGCGATGAGTGCTGGAATGCGCGAGCGTGCAGTGGATCTCGGACGTCAGGTGGCGACCGAGGACGGCGCGGGCGTGGCCGTCGCCGCCATCGAACAGTTCGTCGGCGGGGCATGA
- a CDS encoding glycosyltransferase family 39 protein, whose protein sequence is MSARFVEAQPWWRPGAPAALAVMIVLLATSSRHGFHGDELYFRMLPPAWWYDDQPPLTVWLAHAAASVSDAVWVQRLPAALAAGAGALVAGLFPRLLGADVRVQRIAAWAHAFTVYPLLMGHVMLTASLDLLAWQLVVLGVVAALTGRRHALTWAGAAAGVACWNKLLVLVLVAAAFVALAACARWVLRTRDAWCGAALLVAVGGFQVGAQIVHGVPMLDVSADVVSRDGALNRWLVVPLLVVFVGPPFVQVAWRGLWWHPGSRRAAHPGADGGDDGGGHAEANGWRSGPADDARVKAFGGVTNDPFSTDDGHAGRIAPDPPQQRTGPVLAVMAAIVLVFALVSPAQPYYAVAVFLPLVAVGWARAAADEEHVWRRAPIVVTANAVVAALICLPIVPASSPAFSIVSALDPMQRDQTDWPSLAAQMATARPTGAAIVTDSYALAGAAHQYGPALGVPRADVASWHNALWSLGPPRSDGDTHDVLAVGGDEHRIRAAFTRCDPAGRLIAPHDPFGLDGTTMLRCSDPRGGWGAVWPTLRRLGG, encoded by the coding sequence GTGTCGGCGCGGTTCGTCGAGGCGCAGCCGTGGTGGCGCCCCGGTGCTCCGGCAGCGCTGGCCGTCATGATCGTGCTGCTCGCGACGTCGTCGCGCCACGGTTTTCACGGCGACGAGCTGTACTTTCGCATGTTGCCGCCCGCGTGGTGGTACGACGATCAGCCGCCGCTCACCGTCTGGCTCGCGCACGCAGCGGCGTCGGTGAGTGACGCGGTGTGGGTGCAACGGCTGCCGGCCGCGCTCGCGGCGGGGGCGGGCGCGCTCGTCGCGGGGCTGTTTCCGCGGCTTCTCGGCGCTGATGTGAGGGTGCAGCGCATCGCCGCGTGGGCGCATGCGTTCACCGTCTATCCGCTGCTCATGGGGCACGTCATGCTGACGGCGAGCCTCGATCTGCTCGCGTGGCAGCTCGTCGTGCTCGGTGTCGTCGCTGCGCTGACGGGGCGTCGCCATGCGCTGACGTGGGCCGGCGCGGCGGCTGGGGTGGCGTGCTGGAACAAGCTGCTCGTCCTCGTGCTCGTCGCGGCGGCCTTCGTCGCGCTCGCCGCGTGCGCCCGGTGGGTGCTGCGCACCCGTGACGCCTGGTGCGGCGCCGCGTTGCTCGTCGCGGTCGGCGGGTTCCAAGTGGGGGCGCAGATCGTTCACGGCGTGCCGATGCTCGACGTCTCGGCCGACGTCGTCTCCCGCGATGGCGCGCTCAACCGATGGCTCGTCGTGCCGCTGCTCGTCGTGTTCGTCGGACCGCCGTTCGTGCAGGTCGCGTGGCGGGGGTTGTGGTGGCACCCGGGAAGTCGTCGTGCCGCCCACCCCGGAGCTGACGGCGGCGACGACGGCGGTGGGCACGCCGAGGCGAACGGCTGGCGCAGCGGTCCCGCTGACGACGCCCGCGTCAAGGCGTTCGGCGGCGTCACGAACGATCCTTTCTCCACCGACGACGGTCACGCCGGCCGCATCGCCCCGGACCCACCACAACAGCGCACCGGGCCCGTGCTCGCCGTCATGGCCGCGATCGTCCTCGTGTTCGCGCTCGTCTCCCCTGCGCAGCCCTACTACGCGGTCGCGGTGTTCTTGCCGCTTGTCGCGGTCGGCTGGGCGCGGGCGGCTGCGGACGAGGAGCACGTGTGGCGGCGCGCGCCCATCGTCGTGACGGCGAACGCCGTCGTCGCAGCCCTCATCTGCCTACCGATCGTGCCCGCTTCGTCACCGGCGTTCTCCATCGTCTCCGCCCTCGACCCCATGCAGCGCGACCAGACCGACTGGCCGTCACTCGCCGCCCAGATGGCGACAGCCCGTCCGACGGGTGCGGCCATCGTCACCGATTCGTATGCCCTCGCCGGAGCTGCACATCAGTACGGCCCTGCGCTCGGGGTGCCGCGTGCCGACGTCGCCTCGTGGCACAACGCGCTCTGGAGCCTCGGGCCGCCACGCAGCGACGGGGACACGCACGACGTCCTCGCCGTCGGTGGGGACGAGCACCGCATCCGTGCGGCGTTCACACGCTGCGACCCCGCTGGACGGCTCATCGCGCCGCACGACCCGTTCGGCCTCGACGGCACGACGATGCTGCGATGTTCCGACCCGCGAGGAGGATGGGGCGCCGTCTGGCCGACGTTGCGCCGCCTCGGCGGTTGA
- a CDS encoding DUF998 domain-containing protein, with protein sequence MSEPQGEPSHPPLRAERRSARRERSAAALLVLGLVLCVGAYVAAVHARGASFSWRRAMISDLGRTICRDWHGFWVCSPRADLFNVAVGVAGACILTAGVLTHDRLGRLLTAALVCLGVGLVWVAVFPADGAIGVHMVGGVLALPAPSVLLLAHGLVGVRSADSRGDHDRFASEREPRHTLTRALGALGAVSSLMSLDHVMPAPAPIPRGVAEGVSLLALAVALVVVAFDLLRRPRDITAP encoded by the coding sequence GTGTCCGAACCTCAGGGCGAGCCCTCGCACCCGCCGCTCCGAGCCGAGCGCCGCTCGGCTCGGCGCGAGCGTTCGGCGGCGGCATTGCTCGTCCTCGGGCTCGTGCTGTGCGTGGGCGCGTACGTCGCGGCGGTGCATGCTCGGGGTGCGTCGTTCTCCTGGCGGCGCGCGATGATCAGCGACCTCGGACGCACGATCTGCCGCGACTGGCACGGATTCTGGGTCTGCTCGCCGCGCGCCGACCTCTTCAACGTCGCCGTGGGCGTCGCAGGAGCCTGCATCCTGACGGCGGGGGTTCTGACGCACGATCGACTCGGACGATTGCTGACGGCGGCGCTCGTCTGCCTCGGCGTCGGACTCGTGTGGGTCGCGGTCTTTCCCGCTGACGGAGCCATCGGGGTGCACATGGTGGGCGGCGTGCTCGCGCTGCCGGCGCCGTCCGTCCTGTTGCTCGCACATGGGCTGGTGGGGGTGCGGTCGGCCGACTCACGAGGGGATCACGATCGGTTCGCGAGCGAGCGCGAGCCCCGTCACACGCTGACGCGCGCGCTCGGGGCGCTGGGTGCCGTGTCGTCGCTCATGAGTCTCGACCACGTCATGCCGGCGCCGGCGCCCATCCCGCGCGGGGTGGCGGAGGGCGTCTCGCTGCTGGCGCTCGCAGTTGCTCTCGTCGTCGTGGCGTTCGACCTGCTGCGACGCCCGCGCGACATCACCGCACCCTGA
- a CDS encoding tryptophan-rich sensory protein: MTSRLALVTGATGYVGGQVAAELVERGWRVRVLSRSEKKVRALPWGEHVEVVEGDASEASDVARAMEDVDVAWYLLHSMSTSDDFVSEEKEMASTFADAARDAGVSRIVYLGGLHPDDEDVEQLSDHLRSRVEVGHVLIDSGVPTAALQAGVVIGDESSSFIMLRNLSERLPGAIAPKWIKNRIQPIAVADAVHYLVGAADLPADVSRTFDIGGPEPMPYGDMMKRYAKATKRWLPRIVGTAPVTTAGLAGHWIGLVTPVSSSLAAPLIGSLQHDTVVHERDLDDLVGAPPGGHTTFEDAVRAAVKDLDTSRWVRTLGLTSAAVAATAVAGSLLTDPKSAWYRTLRKPAIQPPPAAFPIVWSALYTDLALISSLTIADLAETGRTKEQRAYIAALAANLALNVGWNGTFFAAKKLRPAVLEAAVLAASSADLVRRAHKASPEKGVVLAPYAAWTGFATVLSAVIARRNPGR, translated from the coding sequence ATGACCTCTCGCCTCGCCCTCGTCACCGGGGCCACCGGATACGTCGGCGGCCAGGTGGCCGCTGAACTCGTCGAGCGGGGATGGCGCGTGCGCGTGCTCAGCCGCAGCGAGAAGAAGGTGCGTGCGCTGCCGTGGGGCGAGCACGTCGAGGTCGTCGAGGGTGACGCGTCCGAGGCCTCCGACGTCGCGCGCGCCATGGAGGACGTCGACGTCGCCTGGTACCTGCTGCACTCGATGAGCACGTCCGACGACTTCGTCTCCGAGGAGAAGGAGATGGCCTCGACGTTCGCCGACGCCGCCCGCGACGCCGGCGTCTCGCGCATCGTCTACCTCGGTGGCCTGCACCCGGACGACGAGGACGTCGAGCAGTTGTCCGACCACCTGCGCTCGCGCGTCGAGGTGGGCCACGTGCTCATCGACTCCGGCGTTCCGACGGCGGCGCTGCAGGCGGGCGTCGTCATCGGTGACGAGTCGTCGTCATTCATCATGCTGCGCAACCTCAGCGAGCGCCTGCCCGGCGCGATCGCGCCGAAGTGGATCAAGAACCGCATCCAGCCGATCGCCGTCGCCGACGCCGTGCACTATCTCGTCGGTGCCGCCGACCTGCCCGCCGACGTCAGCCGCACCTTCGACATCGGCGGCCCCGAACCGATGCCGTACGGCGACATGATGAAGCGCTACGCGAAGGCGACGAAGCGCTGGCTGCCGCGCATCGTGGGCACCGCGCCGGTGACGACGGCCGGACTCGCCGGGCACTGGATCGGCCTCGTGACGCCCGTCTCCAGCAGCCTGGCGGCGCCGCTCATCGGCAGCCTGCAGCACGACACCGTCGTCCACGAACGCGACCTCGACGACCTCGTCGGCGCACCTCCGGGCGGTCACACGACGTTCGAGGATGCCGTGCGCGCGGCCGTGAAGGACCTCGACACCTCGCGCTGGGTACGCACGCTCGGGCTGACGTCCGCCGCCGTCGCCGCGACCGCCGTCGCCGGCTCGCTGCTGACCGACCCGAAGTCGGCGTGGTACCGCACGCTGCGCAAGCCGGCGATCCAGCCGCCGCCCGCCGCGTTCCCGATCGTGTGGAGCGCGCTCTACACCGACCTCGCGCTCATCTCGAGCCTGACGATCGCCGACCTCGCCGAGACGGGCCGCACCAAGGAACAGCGGGCGTACATCGCGGCGCTCGCCGCGAACCTGGCCCTCAACGTCGGCTGGAACGGCACGTTCTTCGCCGCGAAGAAGCTGCGTCCGGCGGTGCTGGAGGCTGCGGTGCTCGCCGCCAGCTCGGCCGACCTCGTGCGCCGCGCGCACAAGGCCTCGCCGGAGAAGGGCGTCGTGCTCGCGCCGTACGCGGCGTGGACGGGGTTCGCCACCGTCCTCAGCGCCGTCATCGCCCGTCGCAACCCGGGACGCTGA
- a CDS encoding CPBP family intramembrane glutamic endopeptidase, giving the protein MATSHRSPRHVFGAALAGARDVELRDAATDPVPEHRLGATRVIIGATGVAAAVALSWSLNLEPGQALFYPATFLVAVIYGAGIFAAGRVGATRLRWRADGRELLEAFGIGIALALLFVVGAFLVRFIPALRDPVSHLLDHARKGSLPIVALTTAVNGIAEEVFYRGGLWRVLSPRKRVLWTTVAYTAVTALTGIPLLALAAAMLGFVVAVLRQQSGSLAGPIVTHLTWSMLMLFVLPHVV; this is encoded by the coding sequence ATGGCGACATCGCACCGCTCACCTCGCCACGTCTTCGGCGCCGCGCTCGCAGGGGCACGCGACGTCGAACTACGTGACGCCGCAACCGATCCCGTGCCCGAGCATCGTCTCGGGGCGACGCGGGTGATCATCGGCGCGACGGGCGTCGCGGCCGCCGTCGCACTGTCGTGGTCGCTCAATCTCGAGCCGGGGCAGGCCCTGTTCTACCCGGCGACGTTCCTCGTCGCCGTCATCTACGGAGCGGGGATCTTCGCGGCCGGCCGGGTCGGGGCGACCAGGCTGCGCTGGCGCGCTGACGGACGCGAACTGCTCGAGGCGTTCGGCATCGGCATCGCGTTGGCGCTGTTGTTCGTCGTCGGCGCGTTTCTCGTGCGCTTCATCCCGGCGCTGCGCGACCCCGTCTCGCACCTGCTCGACCATGCCCGCAAGGGCAGCCTGCCGATCGTCGCACTGACGACGGCCGTCAACGGCATCGCCGAGGAGGTGTTCTACCGAGGCGGGCTCTGGCGCGTGCTGTCGCCGAGGAAGCGCGTGCTGTGGACGACGGTCGCCTACACCGCCGTCACGGCCCTGACCGGCATTCCGCTGCTCGCACTCGCCGCGGCGATGCTCGGCTTCGTCGTCGCCGTCCTGCGTCAGCAGTCGGGCTCGCTCGCGGGGCCGATCGTCACGCACCTGACGTGGTCGATGCTCATGCTGTTCGTCCTGCCGCACGTCGTGTAG
- a CDS encoding DUF3253 domain-containing protein: protein MSEPERTPDGRYIVVNGRRWRASDPGIPPKLRQELVDELMAARRLVRTDAEHARPRVQAAKIALGERGYEWWTTPSDDERDVRIEATIRALLRHRAGKSICPSDVARVVGSGAHTDIHGGCISQASGHETATQVGGESTTTGGSDATNGDDGWRDLMPAVRAVAHRMRAAGEVLVTQKGKAVDETARGPVRIIFADGGADDDIRGDAGERPTS, encoded by the coding sequence GTGAGTGAACCCGAGCGCACCCCGGACGGTCGCTACATCGTCGTGAACGGTCGACGCTGGCGCGCGTCCGACCCCGGCATCCCGCCGAAGCTGCGGCAAGAACTCGTCGACGAACTGATGGCCGCCCGTCGCCTCGTGCGCACGGACGCCGAGCACGCCCGACCGCGCGTGCAGGCGGCCAAGATCGCTCTCGGCGAACGGGGCTACGAATGGTGGACTACTCCGTCCGACGACGAACGCGACGTCCGCATCGAAGCGACGATCCGCGCGCTGCTGCGTCATCGCGCCGGCAAGAGCATCTGCCCCAGCGACGTCGCGCGCGTGGTCGGCAGCGGCGCGCACACTGACATCCATGGCGGCTGTATTTCGCAGGCGAGTGGCCACGAGACGGCGACCCAAGTCGGAGGCGAGTCGACCACTACCGGGGGCAGCGATGCGACGAACGGCGATGACGGGTGGCGCGACCTCATGCCCGCCGTCCGCGCCGTGGCGCATCGAATGCGAGCGGCCGGCGAGGTGCTCGTCACCCAGAAGGGCAAGGCCGTCGACGAGACAGCTCGCGGGCCCGTCAGGATCATCTTTGCCGACGGTGGCGCTGACGATGACATTCGTGGTGACGCTGGGGAGCGCCCCACGTCGTGA
- a CDS encoding glycosyltransferase: protein MIRVASVPADHPYVAHLSPTGETPGDGCDEVIRLPDPPVIADDGSTRWWPPRILDPAWLREHAGEFDVLHVHFGFESFSPEHLREVVDVAHELGKGVVVTVHDLRNPHIKDPAAQLSRLDALVPAADAVITLTQGAADAIQARWGRDAVVVRHPHIVPLDVMAALLLDDTSSRTNRADARSSDDSTAAPARNDRRRIGLHLKSLRTNVDAAGALDALALVADERPDVEIVVTMHRAVADPTDRGHDACVVERAEALAARGAITLVLHEPMDDATLFAFVGGLDVSVMANVWGTHSGWIEMCHDLGVRVVAPNVGFYGEQHALVLYDLAGRGDEAEDGAAASEDATVDARRLADTILVAVDQGRAAPADVAARRDERDAGARVHSEIYRASIPTR, encoded by the coding sequence ATGATTCGTGTCGCGTCGGTTCCGGCCGATCACCCCTACGTCGCGCACCTCTCCCCGACCGGCGAGACACCAGGCGACGGGTGCGACGAGGTGATCCGCCTGCCCGACCCGCCCGTCATCGCGGACGACGGCTCGACGCGCTGGTGGCCGCCGCGCATCCTCGATCCGGCCTGGCTACGCGAGCATGCCGGCGAGTTCGACGTGCTGCACGTCCACTTCGGGTTCGAGTCGTTCAGCCCTGAGCACCTGCGCGAGGTCGTCGACGTGGCGCACGAGCTGGGCAAGGGCGTCGTCGTCACGGTGCACGACCTGCGCAACCCGCACATCAAGGACCCGGCGGCGCAGCTCAGCCGACTCGACGCGCTCGTGCCGGCGGCTGACGCCGTCATCACGCTGACGCAGGGCGCGGCTGATGCGATCCAGGCTCGCTGGGGTCGCGACGCCGTCGTCGTGCGCCACCCGCACATCGTGCCGCTGGACGTCATGGCCGCGCTCCTGCTCGATGACACTTCCTCTCGGACGAACCGCGCCGACGCGCGGTCGAGCGACGACAGCACAGCGGCGCCCGCGCGAAATGATCGTCGGCGAATCGGCTTGCACCTCAAGAGTCTTCGCACGAACGTAGACGCAGCGGGAGCGCTCGACGCGCTCGCCCTCGTCGCCGATGAGCGGCCTGACGTCGAGATCGTCGTGACGATGCACCGCGCCGTGGCGGACCCAACCGATCGCGGTCACGACGCCTGCGTCGTCGAGCGCGCCGAGGCGCTGGCGGCGCGCGGCGCCATCACGCTCGTCCTGCACGAGCCGATGGATGACGCGACGCTGTTCGCGTTCGTCGGCGGCCTCGACGTCAGCGTCATGGCGAACGTCTGGGGCACCCACTCGGGGTGGATCGAGATGTGTCACGACCTCGGCGTGCGCGTCGTGGCACCGAACGTCGGGTTCTACGGCGAACAGCACGCGCTCGTCCTCTACGATCTCGCGGGCCGGGGCGATGAGGCCGAGGACGGTGCGGCCGCGAGTGAGGACGCCACCGTCGACGCTCGCAGGCTTGCCGACACGATCCTGGTCGCCGTCGACCAAGGGCGGGCTGCCCCGGCCGACGTCGCCGCACGCCGCGACGAACGCGATGCCGGAGCACGCGTTCACTCCGAGATCTACCGCGCCAGCATTCCCACTCGTTGA